Part of the Methylovirgula sp. 4M-Z18 genome is shown below.
ATCGCGATGCTCGCCCGCGACCTCCACGCAGCGAGCGGCCTTTCACTCGGCGCCACCGCCTGGCCGCAGCCCAGCTTGCAGCCGGCCGTTCTGCCGCCCCGTGATGGCAGGATCGATCTGGTGGTGGTCGGCGCGCATCTGTCGGGCATGCCCCTCAACGGCCAGCTCAGCGAACTCGGCGCGCAATTTCTGCGCGCCACCAGGACCGCGCCAGTCTACAAGCTCTATGCGCTGGCCGGCCAGTTCGTGCCCAAGCCCGGCCTGATCCGCGTTGCCGATGGCGGCATGCGGATCGACGTCGAGATCTGGAGATTGGAGCCGGAGGCCTTCGGCCGTTTCGTCGCTGCCATTCCGGCACCACTGGGCATCGGCACGGTTGAACTTGACGACGGCACCTCGGCCAAGGGGTTTCTGGTTGAACCCGTAGGCCTGGTCAGTGCCACCGACATCTCGTCATTCGGCGGCTGGCGCGGCTTTTTCGGACACGGCAAGGACATTTCCAACCGAGGCGATCGGCGGGCGAATGGTCAACCTTCCGTCCTGATCGAGAGTTGAAGACTTTTCAGCTAAGAAGCGCCGATGGGTGCGAGCGAAGCTCCGGTGAACAGCGCTCCACCGGCACGTCGCCCGTCCGAAAAGACGGAGAGACCTATCAAAGCACTCTGCGCGATGTCGGTTGCCGCGACCTCAAACCTCAGCTCCGTCTTGGCTGCCAAACGCAGTCGGGGCATCCAAAGCGTGTCGGCGACTGACTCGATGGTTACGCTTTGGTGGGAAATGGACAACGATCCGGCCCCCTCGATGTCCGTTCGCATGGAGATGGTCCCTTCGTCCGTCAATTCCTTTTCGTATCCGGTCAACGGATCGTGGCCCTGTTCTCCGAAGAGCAGCCGACACTGACGGCCATGGCGCTCATAAATGCTCGCCTCGCGCCAAGGCAAAGCAGCCAAAGACAGTCCGCGGAGCATGAGCTTGCCGCTGCCGTTTAGAAGTCTCAATGCAACGCTCTCGCCGCGGCCGCTCCCGCGCAGCGTCAGCGTCGTCCACCTGGAGGCGGATGTGGCGAAATGCGGATCAAACGTTCGAAGTGCCATATTATTGCAAGATGAGGGAGCGGCATCACGAGGTAAAGGATCGTCACTATTGTCGGCCACCGCCATAAGCTGCATCACTTTATGACCGGGTCGAAGCACGAAGCGCACCGACGCAGACGCATTGGGTTGGAGATCAACCATGTGCTCCGGCGTGTCGATACCTTCTGTCGTCCAGGGAGAGCCGGCCGCGGCAAACTCGAGCGTTGAAGCACCGACATTGGCGACAAACAGGCGGACGCGAACCTTGGACGCAGACCTCCGCCCGCGGTTATGAACCGCGACGTCGACATTGACTGCGCCGTCGGATGCAGGCGAAAACACGATCGCCGGGCTATCACAGATGAACTCGCGCACAAGTGGTTCCTCGCCGTTATCATCTGAAACACGGGGGATCCAGAGATCAACGTCGGGAGGTGCCGGCGCGAGCACGCAGCCCGCGTTCAATGTTCCGGCGCCAAGAGCGGGGTCCCAGCCTGCTGCTCCGTCCGGGAGGCCGGCCCCGCGCAGCAAGGCTTGACGAATGTCGAACCAGGTGGCGTGGCGGGCGTGGGCGCCCCACGCCTCGAAGAGCAACGCGACGGTTCCCGCAACGAGAGGCGTCGCAACGCTGGTTCCATCACCAGAATCTCCCCATGGAGACTGGTTGCTTCGCAGCACCGCTGCCAACAGGCCCTCGCCGCGCGCCGAAAGGTCTGGTTTCAATCGGCCGTCCAGGGTTGGGCCGACGCCCGTGCCGCTGCTGAGGGCGAGCCCAGCCGCATCGACAGCGCCAACCGTTATGACGCGACGTGCCGTGGCCGGCGCGCCAACGGTGCTCGCAAGCCATTCGTCCCGGGGCAGCGGGGCATACCATCCGCCCCGTTCGATGTTGTTCCGGTCGAGCCAAGCATGAACTCGGCCCTGAGCTCCATTCACAGTCACCGTCCATGTACTGGACGGAAAGAAGGGCCCCCGATTGCGCGTGGGCGATGCGGGATGAAAAAAAACGCTCAGGCACCAGCGCTGGCGGCTTTCACTCGGCGTCAGCACTGCGAGGACGTTGCCGCAGGCATGGCTCGGAAACGGAGGCACCGTCACGGCGACCGGGGCCTCCGCAGTCTGCACCGAAAGGCTGGCACGCCCGCCATAGTCGACGCTTCCATCGATCATGACCTGCGGCACCGGTCCGGCCTCGATCCAGATCTCGGCGACTGTGGGGAGATCGAGGAAATCATCGAATCGAAGCACGAACTGCGCCGAGCCGTCACAAGCCGGCACGACAGCGTGGTCGTGGCGATACCCCTGCCCTCGCCCTTTCGCTGGGCGCGCGAAACCGAAATTGCCTGCGCAGACCACGACACTACGGCCGGGCAGCAAGAGCAATTCATCCAGCAGCCGTTCCCCCAGAAGCGTGCCGTCATGCGGGCCGAGCGGATCGGCCGTGGAGAGATTGGCAACAACGGGCCCTGGCTCACGCATCAGCCGATGCAATCCAGCGAGCAAATCGGCGGCGTCGCCGACGCGGCCGGTCGTCTCATTCCCGGCGCCGACAAATGCCAGCTCCGCCTTCGGGGCGACACCCTCGAAGCTTCCGCCAGCTCCGTACCCGCCAACGATACTGCTGACGATCGTACCATGGCGGCGCCACACCCAGTTCAATTCCGGATCGATCGTGGCTTCGGCGCGTGTTTCCCACTGCTCGATCTGGATCCCAGGTGGTCGCAACTCGTCGCCAGTGTAGAGCCGCCCGGCAGGCACCGACGTAGAACTCTGCGCCGCATTGACATCCCAAATCCAACGCACCCGGCTTTCACCGCGCGCGTCGAGAAACGCCGGATGTCCGACATCGAAGACCGTATCGACCACGCCAACCAGCACACCCTTGCCCGTACAACTTTGTTGAGACGGCACCGCTGCGGCGTCCCGCGGCGACACAAGCGCCGATGACGATGTCCCGGTGTTGCTGCCGGGCCGCCCGAGGCGGCCAATGGATGCCTCCAGCAACGCGGGATGGTCGATCAATCGATTGGCGCGTCTCGACGGTCCGCTTAAAAGCTGGCCGACCTCCACCAGGACTGCGAAATACTCACCGGCCGACGCGAGAACGGTGCAGCCGAATAGCTGTTGCAGATCGTCGATACCCCCGAGGAAACGGATAACAGCTGCAACGCGCACATCGTCCCAATTATCGGTGTTTCCTGGCCCGAGTTCATCCTGGCTCCACGCAAGGAACTCTTCGGCCTCGTCACGGCTGGCAAGC
Proteins encoded:
- a CDS encoding S8 family serine peptidase, which codes for MNNDASPGHGPTQVLRDARLCLLASRDEAEEFLAWSQDELGPGNTDNWDDVRVAAVIRFLGGIDDLQQLFGCTVLASAGEYFAVLVEVGQLLSGPSRRANRLIDHPALLEASIGRLGRPGSNTGTSSSALVSPRDAAAVPSQQSCTGKGVLVGVVDTVFDVGHPAFLDARGESRVRWIWDVNAAQSSTSVPAGRLYTGDELRPPGIQIEQWETRAEATIDPELNWVWRRHGTIVSSIVGGYGAGGSFEGVAPKAELAFVGAGNETTGRVGDAADLLAGLHRLMREPGPVVANLSTADPLGPHDGTLLGERLLDELLLLPGRSVVVCAGNFGFARPAKGRGQGYRHDHAVVPACDGSAQFVLRFDDFLDLPTVAEIWIEAGPVPQVMIDGSVDYGGRASLSVQTAEAPVAVTVPPFPSHACGNVLAVLTPSESRQRWCLSVFFHPASPTRNRGPFFPSSTWTVTVNGAQGRVHAWLDRNNIERGGWYAPLPRDEWLASTVGAPATARRVITVGAVDAAGLALSSGTGVGPTLDGRLKPDLSARGEGLLAAVLRSNQSPWGDSGDGTSVATPLVAGTVALLFEAWGAHARHATWFDIRQALLRGAGLPDGAAGWDPALGAGTLNAGCVLAPAPPDVDLWIPRVSDDNGEEPLVREFICDSPAIVFSPASDGAVNVDVAVHNRGRRSASKVRVRLFVANVGASTLEFAAAGSPWTTEGIDTPEHMVDLQPNASASVRFVLRPGHKVMQLMAVADNSDDPLPRDAAPSSCNNMALRTFDPHFATSASRWTTLTLRGSGRGESVALRLLNGSGKLMLRGLSLAALPWREASIYERHGRQCRLLFGEQGHDPLTGYEKELTDEGTISMRTDIEGAGSLSISHQSVTIESVADTLWMPRLRLAAKTELRFEVAATDIAQSALIGLSVFSDGRRAGGALFTGASLAPIGAS